From Novosphingobium resinovorum, the proteins below share one genomic window:
- a CDS encoding bifunctional helix-turn-helix transcriptional regulator/GNAT family N-acetyltransferase, with translation MNQAIDAIRTFNRFFTRHVGAIDARFLDTDANLPEARLLFEIARLGPVLANVLQAELGLDRGYLSRMIARFEERGWVARDRLDSDARARPIRLTQAGQAAFEEIDGRQRDAVAHDLESLSATERDDLVQALTRARLLLDRQAPDAFTIRDARVGEVSQVAARQSVLYAESHSWGHGLEVVEAETTAAFLRNSDAERERCWVADLGGVMAGAVFLTDEGEGTARLRLLHVEPFARRRGIGDALVAGCLDFAREKGYRQVVLWTHTVLEAARRIYARNGFECIDTQVHHTFGEPVQGETWRVLL, from the coding sequence ATGAACCAGGCCATCGACGCGATCCGCACCTTCAACCGCTTCTTCACCCGGCACGTCGGCGCCATCGACGCGCGCTTTCTCGACACCGATGCGAACCTGCCGGAAGCGCGCCTCCTGTTCGAGATCGCACGGCTGGGGCCGGTGCTGGCGAATGTCCTGCAGGCCGAACTGGGCCTCGATCGCGGTTACCTCAGCCGGATGATCGCCCGGTTCGAGGAACGGGGCTGGGTCGCGCGCGACCGGCTCGACAGTGATGCGCGCGCCCGCCCGATCCGGCTCACGCAGGCGGGGCAGGCGGCGTTCGAGGAGATCGACGGGCGCCAGCGCGATGCTGTCGCGCACGATCTGGAAAGCCTGAGCGCGACCGAGCGCGACGATCTGGTGCAGGCGCTGACGCGGGCGCGGCTGCTGCTGGATCGCCAGGCGCCCGATGCCTTCACGATCCGCGACGCGCGGGTCGGCGAAGTCAGTCAGGTGGCGGCCCGTCAGTCGGTGCTCTACGCCGAAAGCCACAGTTGGGGGCATGGGCTCGAAGTGGTGGAGGCGGAAACCACTGCAGCGTTCCTGCGAAACTCCGATGCGGAGCGAGAGCGCTGCTGGGTCGCGGATCTGGGCGGGGTCATGGCCGGCGCGGTGTTCCTTACCGACGAGGGGGAAGGCACCGCTCGGCTGCGCCTGCTCCACGTCGAGCCTTTCGCGCGGCGGCGGGGCATCGGCGACGCGCTGGTCGCCGGCTGCCTCGATTTCGCGCGGGAGAAGGGCTACCGGCAGGTGGTGCTATGGACGCATACCGTGCTCGAAGCCGCGCGCCGCATCTACGCGCGCAACGGCTTCGAGTGCATCGACACCCAGGTCCACCATACGTTCGGCGAACCGGTTCAGGGCGAGACCTGGCGCGTGTTGCTTTGA
- a CDS encoding EF-hand domain-containing protein, giving the protein MSPARKITPLLAVLLMTLAPPALAQGMGGMDGGMGGGGMGGGGMGGDDMGGGGPPGGGGGARPPQPPKPIKRARFDKIVTDMFRDADTNRDGTVTLDELHALVEARRAVIIKERFAAIDADRNGSISMAEFSAWQSKMGSAATSDDAATGDRSGPIVEAVMPDVGEDRALARLIEPLSGTVIARANTNYDAGVSLEELLAYEGKLFDTADTDHDGYLSMEELRPKGKDGERMRGPGGPGPMGGPPPR; this is encoded by the coding sequence ATGAGCCCTGCCCGCAAGATTACCCCGCTTCTGGCCGTACTGCTGATGACACTGGCTCCACCAGCCCTTGCGCAGGGCATGGGAGGCATGGATGGCGGCATGGGCGGCGGCGGAATGGGTGGCGGTGGCATGGGCGGAGACGACATGGGCGGCGGAGGCCCTCCGGGAGGCGGCGGCGGTGCTCGCCCCCCTCAGCCGCCCAAGCCGATCAAGCGCGCGCGCTTCGACAAGATCGTCACCGACATGTTCCGCGACGCCGACACCAACCGCGACGGCACCGTAACACTCGACGAATTGCACGCGCTCGTCGAGGCGCGACGCGCGGTCATCATCAAGGAACGCTTCGCCGCAATCGACGCCGACCGCAACGGCTCGATCTCCATGGCGGAATTCAGCGCGTGGCAGAGCAAGATGGGCTCGGCCGCCACCAGCGACGATGCCGCGACCGGTGACCGAAGCGGCCCGATCGTCGAGGCCGTCATGCCCGACGTCGGCGAAGATCGCGCACTCGCGCGGTTGATCGAGCCCCTCAGCGGCACCGTCATCGCCCGCGCCAACACCAATTACGACGCAGGCGTCTCGCTGGAGGAACTGCTGGCCTACGAAGGCAAGCTGTTCGACACGGCGGACACCGACCACGACGGCTACCTGTCGATGGAAGAACTGCGCCCCAAGGGCAAGGACGGGGAGCGCATGCGCGGTCCCGGCGGCCCCGGCCCGATGGGCGGCCCGCCGCCGCGCTGA
- a CDS encoding ATP phosphoribosyltransferase regulatory subunit — MQENDRDLLPEGLGDRLPQQAWASQTVRRAAHDVLASHGYARVETPVLEFEKALAHRMAGVQVRRMFRFVDPVSMRMLALRSDITAQVARIAATGLAQAPRPLRLSYSGQVVTIKGDGLDPARERLQLGAELVGADSTEAVAEIVELAIEALRAAGATGVSVDFTLPDLVDTLSAGALPLPSMNIEAVRQMLDAKDAGGLVDAGGEAYLPLLYAVGPFDSAIEQLAAFDVGGVLASRIAALRAIAARVGGKARLTLDPSERHGFEYQSWFGFTIYADGVPGSLGRGGTYSILGQTGRNPESATGFSLYPDPLIESLSAAAGEERRLFLPLGHDREVASRQRAIGWVTVAALSEADDALALGCSHKLEGGEAVAL; from the coding sequence ATGCAGGAAAACGACCGCGATCTTCTGCCCGAGGGCTTGGGCGACCGTCTGCCGCAGCAGGCATGGGCTTCCCAGACGGTGCGCCGCGCCGCGCATGACGTTCTTGCGAGTCACGGCTACGCGCGCGTCGAGACTCCCGTGCTGGAGTTCGAAAAGGCACTGGCGCACCGCATGGCGGGCGTTCAGGTGCGCCGCATGTTCCGCTTCGTCGATCCGGTCTCGATGCGGATGCTGGCCTTGCGGTCCGACATCACCGCGCAAGTCGCGCGCATCGCCGCGACCGGCCTTGCGCAGGCGCCGCGGCCGCTGCGGCTGTCCTATTCGGGGCAGGTGGTGACGATCAAGGGCGACGGCCTCGATCCGGCGCGTGAGCGCCTGCAGCTGGGCGCGGAACTCGTCGGCGCCGATTCGACCGAAGCGGTGGCCGAGATCGTCGAACTGGCGATCGAGGCGCTGCGCGCGGCGGGCGCGACGGGCGTTTCGGTGGACTTCACCCTCCCCGACCTCGTCGATACGCTGAGCGCAGGGGCACTGCCGCTGCCCTCCATGAACATCGAGGCGGTGCGCCAGATGCTCGACGCCAAGGACGCAGGCGGGCTGGTCGATGCGGGCGGTGAAGCCTATCTGCCTTTGCTCTACGCCGTCGGGCCGTTCGACAGCGCGATCGAGCAACTGGCAGCCTTTGATGTCGGCGGTGTACTCGCCAGCCGCATTGCCGCGCTGCGGGCGATCGCCGCGCGGGTCGGCGGCAAGGCGCGGCTGACGCTCGATCCGTCCGAGCGCCATGGCTTCGAGTATCAGTCCTGGTTCGGTTTCACGATCTACGCCGATGGCGTGCCGGGCAGTCTTGGGCGTGGTGGCACCTATTCGATCCTTGGTCAGACCGGCCGCAATCCGGAATCCGCGACGGGCTTCTCGCTCTATCCCGATCCGCTGATCGAGAGCCTGTCCGCCGCTGCGGGCGAAGAGCGCCGCCTGTTCCTCCCGCTCGGCCATGACCGCGAGGTCGCCAGTCGTCAGCGGGCGATCGGCTGGGTGACCGTGGCCGCGCTCTCAGAAGCGGACGATGCGCTGGCGCTGGGCTGCTCGCACAAGCTGGAAGGCGGCGAGGCGGTCGCGCTTTAG
- a CDS encoding alpha/beta hydrolase: protein MKKTPMITIGALLLAAATPALAQQRTETLSYGTGALQTLDFWPGTQNGAARKKPSPLVVFVHGGGWKRGDKDSATGRYKVAHYTGEGYAFASVNYRLVPDATVEQQAQDVADALAALLKQADSLGIARGKVVLMGHSAGAHLVALVGTDPRYLRKAGLAYSDIRGVIPIDGAAYDVPAQMQDAERLMGGAYRQAFGTEPSRQRALSPTLQAAAPNAPQFLLLHVQRADGVRQAQELEAALRKAGTKVEREGFPGRGLPGHIQINRELGNPDYAATGVVDRWLARVFG, encoded by the coding sequence ATGAAGAAAACCCCAATGATCACGATCGGTGCCCTGCTGCTGGCGGCAGCCACGCCCGCCCTCGCGCAGCAGCGAACGGAAACGCTGAGTTACGGTACCGGAGCGCTGCAGACGCTCGATTTCTGGCCAGGAACTCAGAACGGGGCCGCGCGCAAAAAGCCTTCCCCACTGGTCGTCTTCGTTCACGGCGGTGGCTGGAAGCGCGGCGACAAGGACAGCGCCACCGGCCGCTACAAGGTCGCGCACTACACCGGTGAAGGTTACGCCTTCGCCAGCGTCAACTACCGGCTAGTCCCGGACGCGACCGTGGAGCAGCAGGCGCAGGATGTTGCCGATGCGCTCGCGGCCCTGCTCAAACAGGCGGATTCGCTAGGCATCGCGCGCGGCAAGGTCGTGCTGATGGGGCACAGCGCAGGCGCGCATCTGGTGGCGCTGGTCGGCACCGATCCGCGGTATCTGCGCAAGGCCGGACTGGCCTACTCCGACATTCGCGGCGTGATCCCGATCGACGGCGCCGCCTACGACGTCCCCGCGCAGATGCAGGACGCCGAGCGGCTGATGGGCGGTGCATATCGGCAAGCCTTCGGAACCGAGCCGTCGCGCCAGCGCGCGCTTTCGCCCACCTTGCAGGCGGCCGCGCCCAATGCGCCGCAATTCCTGCTGCTCCACGTCCAGCGCGCCGACGGCGTGCGGCAAGCCCAGGAACTGGAAGCGGCGCTGCGCAAGGCGGGCACAAAGGTCGAGCGCGAAGGCTTCCCCGGACGCGGATTGCCGGGGCACATTCAGATCAACCGCGAACTGGGCAATCCGGACTATGCCGCGACCGGCGTGGTCGATCGCTGGCTCGCCCGGGTGTTCGGCTAA
- a CDS encoding adenylosuccinate synthase, which translates to MANVTVIGAQWGDEGKGKIVDWLASRADAVVRFQGGHNAGHTLVVGEQVYKLSLLPSGIVTGTLSIIGNGVVLDPWHLKSEVEKLRGQGVEINPENFAIADNCPLILPVHRELDGLREAAAGAGKIGTTGRGIGPAYEDKVGRRAIRVCDLAHLDALEPQLDRLCAHHDALRAGFGQPPIDREALLNELREIAPFVLQFAQPVWKRLNKVRKAGARILFEGAQGVLLDVDHGTYPFVTSSNTVSGTAASGSGLGPSATGFVLGIVKAYTTRVGSGPFPTELEDETGQRLGERGHEFGTVTGRKRRCGWFDAVLTRQSCAISGVTGIALTKVDVLDGMDKVKICTGYRLHGKVLDYYPSHAADQAAVEPIYEEMDGWQGTTAGARSWADLPAQAIKYIQRVQELIETPVALVSTSPEREDTILVRDPFVD; encoded by the coding sequence ATGGCAAATGTTACCGTGATCGGCGCCCAGTGGGGCGATGAGGGCAAAGGCAAGATCGTCGACTGGCTCGCCAGCCGGGCGGATGCAGTGGTGCGCTTTCAGGGCGGTCACAACGCGGGCCACACGCTCGTCGTCGGCGAACAGGTCTACAAGCTGAGCCTGCTGCCTTCGGGCATCGTCACCGGCACGCTTTCGATCATCGGCAATGGCGTCGTGCTCGATCCGTGGCACCTCAAGTCCGAAGTCGAGAAGCTGCGCGGGCAGGGCGTCGAGATCAATCCCGAGAACTTCGCGATCGCGGACAACTGCCCGCTGATCCTGCCGGTCCACCGCGAGCTGGACGGCCTGCGCGAAGCGGCCGCCGGTGCGGGCAAGATCGGCACCACCGGTCGCGGCATCGGCCCGGCTTACGAGGACAAGGTCGGCCGCCGCGCGATCCGCGTCTGCGATCTGGCGCACCTCGATGCGCTGGAGCCGCAGCTCGATCGCCTCTGCGCGCACCACGACGCGCTGCGCGCCGGTTTCGGCCAGCCCCCTATCGACCGCGAGGCGCTGCTCAACGAACTGCGCGAGATCGCGCCCTTCGTGCTGCAGTTCGCCCAGCCGGTGTGGAAGCGTCTCAACAAGGTCCGCAAGGCGGGCGCGCGCATCCTGTTCGAGGGCGCGCAGGGCGTGCTGCTCGACGTCGATCACGGTACCTATCCCTTCGTCACCAGCTCCAACACCGTGTCGGGCACCGCCGCCAGTGGTTCGGGCCTCGGCCCCTCGGCGACCGGTTTCGTGCTGGGCATCGTCAAGGCCTACACCACCCGCGTCGGCTCCGGCCCGTTCCCGACCGAGTTGGAGGACGAGACCGGCCAGCGTCTGGGTGAGCGCGGCCATGAATTCGGCACCGTCACCGGCCGCAAGCGCCGCTGCGGCTGGTTCGACGCGGTGCTGACGCGCCAGTCCTGCGCGATCTCGGGCGTCACCGGCATCGCCCTCACGAAAGTCGACGTCCTGGACGGCATGGACAAGGTGAAGATCTGCACCGGCTACCGCCTGCACGGCAAGGTGCTGGATTACTACCCAAGCCACGCCGCCGATCAGGCCGCGGTCGAGCCGATCTACGAGGAAATGGACGGCTGGCAGGGCACCACCGCCGGTGCCCGTTCATGGGCGGACCTCCCCGCGCAGGCGATCAAGTACATCCAGCGCGTCCAGGAACTGATCGAGACGCCGGTGGCGCTCGTCTCCACCAGCCCCGAGCGCGAGGACACCATCCTCGTGCGCGATCCTTTCGTGGATTGA
- a CDS encoding L,D-transpeptidase family protein gives MRGVLRFAPLLLLLGATEAPRPLKLPDIDMIRVRKAARIMELYSEGRLVHVIEHIQLGDEPVGPKRFEGDERTPEGRYVIDWGNPASAYHLSLHISYPNADDRAFAAGRGRSAGGMIMIHGQPNDWAEGRVPGDWTDGCIAVSDEEIEALWEVVADGTPIEIEP, from the coding sequence ATGCGGGGCGTCCTGAGGTTCGCCCCGCTGCTTCTGCTGCTGGGCGCCACCGAGGCGCCCCGGCCTTTGAAACTGCCTGACATCGACATGATCCGCGTACGCAAGGCGGCGCGGATCATGGAACTCTACTCGGAAGGCCGCCTCGTCCATGTGATCGAGCATATCCAGCTCGGCGACGAGCCCGTCGGCCCCAAGCGCTTCGAAGGCGACGAGCGGACCCCGGAGGGGCGTTATGTCATCGACTGGGGCAACCCGGCGAGCGCCTATCATCTCTCGCTTCATATCTCTTACCCCAACGCCGACGACCGCGCCTTTGCGGCGGGGCGGGGGCGCTCTGCGGGCGGGATGATCATGATTCACGGTCAGCCGAACGATTGGGCTGAGGGGCGTGTACCCGGCGACTGGACCGACGGCTGCATTGCGGTTTCCGACGAAGAGATTGAGGCTCTGTGGGAAGTCGTGGCCGACGGCACCCCCATCGAGATCGAACCCTGA
- a CDS encoding MarR family transcriptional regulator gives MTDRSSLAHDLATQLAPVGRAWRQLADRILASLEISNSAGWALVHLERLGAGARQADLARAIGITEASLTTTVRQLESAGLVERLADAGDRRANLLHLTREGAGIARKAEARLVALRGELLDGIPDADLEAAVNLITTVGNRAAEMRGRT, from the coding sequence ATGACCGACCGATCGAGCCTTGCCCATGACCTCGCCACGCAACTCGCGCCTGTTGGGCGGGCGTGGAGGCAGCTTGCCGACCGCATCCTCGCCTCGCTGGAGATTTCCAACTCGGCGGGCTGGGCGCTGGTTCATCTCGAGCGGCTGGGTGCGGGGGCGCGGCAGGCGGATCTGGCGCGGGCGATCGGCATCACCGAAGCCTCGCTGACCACCACCGTGCGCCAGCTCGAATCGGCGGGTCTCGTCGAGCGCCTCGCCGATGCCGGTGACCGCCGCGCCAATCTTCTCCACCTTACCCGAGAGGGCGCGGGTATCGCCCGCAAGGCGGAAGCGCGGCTGGTGGCGCTGCGGGGGGAATTGCTGGACGGCATTCCGGACGCCGACCTCGAAGCGGCCGTAAACTTGATTACTACTGTGGGCAACCGCGCTGCAGAGATGCGGGGGCGGACATGA
- a CDS encoding FUSC family protein, whose protein sequence is MNRPVFARWGVPAAIFSIKAFLAAILAAYISFSIGLERPYWAFLTAYIVAAPLAGAVVSKALFRVIGTFVGATASVLMVPPLAHSPELLTLALASWLALCVFVSLLDRTPRGYMFVLAGYTACLIVLPTVETPDLIFEDAALRVQEITIGILCGSLIHGIVLPGSVSTFLLGRVAMMLRDAERWSRDSLELEPDPSIEAEKRRLAQDVTELHQLSIHLPFETSRLAPRVRTVRALQDQLSLLMPLGAAVSDRIGALREHDAMSEEAEALLADTRDWLSRIEASREEREQVGADLKARCAALEPRIDAASGWDDMLVLSLGSRLSSLIEAHLDCRDLAEQLGTRNRKPVSARIPPLLEGRRNREVHRDYRGALRGAAGAALTIILGCTLWIGSGWNDGATAVMLAGVFLALFSASDNPLLPLWMFFNGTLIATILGMIYAFGILPRIDGFTMLALTLAPPLLVLGSLMHSPRYAGVALPALLGMGSPFIIAEQYSDNFATFANGSLAQLLGTLFAIVMARLLQTAGLESAIRRTLRAGWRDIAERANLYGPPDVRGWINRMLDRIALLNPRLALSGKQPGAPLYDVLRDLRTGVAIGELRELRLDLPPARSAPLTSVLADVADYYRRLEPEHRPPAAPELLADIDAALHVFTRDEDRSVRRKAALALVSLRRNIFPEAAALKGQP, encoded by the coding sequence ATGAACCGGCCGGTCTTCGCGCGTTGGGGCGTCCCGGCGGCCATCTTCTCGATCAAGGCGTTTCTGGCAGCGATCCTGGCGGCCTATATCTCGTTTTCGATCGGGCTGGAGCGACCGTACTGGGCCTTCCTTACCGCTTATATCGTCGCCGCGCCGCTAGCCGGCGCGGTCGTTTCCAAGGCGCTGTTCCGCGTCATCGGCACTTTCGTCGGGGCCACGGCTTCGGTGCTCATGGTGCCGCCGCTGGCCCATTCGCCGGAACTGCTGACTCTGGCGCTCGCTTCGTGGCTGGCGCTGTGCGTCTTCGTCTCCCTGCTCGATCGCACGCCGCGCGGCTATATGTTCGTTTTAGCGGGTTATACCGCTTGTCTGATCGTGCTGCCGACGGTGGAAACGCCCGACCTCATCTTCGAGGATGCCGCGCTGCGCGTTCAGGAGATCACCATTGGTATCCTGTGCGGCAGCCTGATCCACGGTATCGTCCTGCCGGGTTCGGTCTCGACGTTCCTGCTCGGCCGCGTGGCGATGATGCTGCGCGATGCCGAGCGCTGGAGTCGCGATTCGCTGGAACTGGAACCAGATCCTTCGATCGAGGCGGAAAAGCGGCGACTGGCGCAGGATGTGACCGAACTGCATCAACTTTCGATCCACTTACCGTTCGAGACCAGCCGCCTGGCCCCGCGTGTGCGCACGGTGCGGGCGCTGCAGGACCAACTTTCGCTGCTGATGCCGTTGGGTGCCGCCGTCTCCGACCGTATCGGCGCCTTACGCGAACACGATGCCATGAGCGAGGAGGCGGAGGCGTTGCTTGCCGACACGCGTGACTGGCTCTCGCGGATTGAAGCGAGCCGCGAGGAGCGCGAGCAGGTCGGCGCCGACCTCAAGGCCCGTTGTGCCGCGCTTGAACCGCGGATCGATGCCGCGTCCGGCTGGGACGACATGCTCGTCCTCAGCCTGGGTTCACGGCTTTCCAGCCTGATCGAGGCGCATCTCGATTGCCGCGATCTTGCGGAACAACTCGGCACCCGCAACCGCAAGCCGGTTTCCGCGCGCATTCCGCCGTTGCTGGAAGGGCGGCGCAACCGCGAGGTTCACCGCGACTATCGCGGCGCCCTGCGCGGCGCGGCCGGTGCGGCGCTGACGATCATTCTGGGCTGCACGCTGTGGATCGGCAGCGGCTGGAACGACGGTGCCACCGCCGTCATGCTGGCGGGCGTGTTCCTGGCGCTGTTCTCGGCATCCGACAATCCGCTGTTGCCGCTGTGGATGTTCTTCAACGGCACGCTCATCGCAACGATTTTGGGCATGATCTACGCCTTCGGCATCCTGCCACGCATCGACGGTTTTACGATGCTGGCGCTGACGCTGGCGCCGCCATTGCTGGTGCTCGGCTCGCTGATGCACTCGCCGCGCTACGCCGGTGTCGCGCTGCCTGCGCTGCTCGGCATGGGCAGCCCGTTCATCATCGCCGAGCAGTATAGCGACAACTTCGCCACGTTCGCCAACGGCTCCTTGGCTCAGCTGCTGGGCACTCTGTTCGCCATCGTGATGGCGCGCCTGCTGCAAACGGCCGGGCTGGAGAGCGCCATCCGGCGGACCTTGCGCGCGGGCTGGCGCGATATCGCCGAGCGTGCCAACCTCTACGGACCGCCCGACGTGCGCGGCTGGATCAACCGCATGCTCGACCGTATCGCGCTGCTCAATCCCCGCCTCGCGCTATCAGGCAAGCAGCCGGGCGCGCCGCTCTACGACGTGCTGCGGGATCTGCGCACGGGCGTGGCGATCGGCGAACTGCGCGAGCTGCGGCTCGACCTGCCGCCCGCTCGCAGCGCGCCCCTCACCAGTGTGCTGGCCGACGTGGCCGACTACTACCGCCGGCTCGAGCCCGAGCACCGTCCGCCCGCCGCGCCCGAACTGCTGGCCGACATCGATGCTGCGCTCCACGTCTTCACCCGCGACGAGGACCGGTCCGTGCGCCGCAAGGCGGCACTGGCGCTGGTCTCGCTGCGCCGTAACATCTTTCCCGAAGCCGCCGCGCTGAAAGGCCAGCCATGA
- a CDS encoding DUF1656 domain-containing protein — MNGEVSILGVFMPTLLLIAVIASVLTMLLMRVADFVGFYRIVAYRALVDLCLYVMVFGALSFLATYFGLHP, encoded by the coding sequence ATGAACGGCGAAGTCTCCATCCTGGGCGTGTTCATGCCCACGCTCCTGCTGATCGCGGTCATCGCCTCGGTCCTGACCATGCTGCTCATGCGCGTGGCCGATTTCGTGGGGTTCTACCGCATTGTCGCCTATCGCGCGCTCGTCGACCTGTGCCTTTATGTCATGGTGTTCGGCGCGCTTTCCTTCCTTGCCACCTATTTTGGTCTCCACCCATGA
- a CDS encoding efflux RND transporter periplasmic adaptor subunit, whose amino-acid sequence MKNLLPAIGRSAATIVIVLLAAFIAYWMWMHYERSPWTRDGRVRADVVRVTPDIGGLVTSVSVHDNQQVKAGDLLFVIDKPRYSLAVEQAEASLSSARATLGQAQRESSRDLALGDLVATESHEQNVAKVATARAAVAEAQSALDGARLNLQRTQVHASVNGTVTNLDLHPGDYVAAGSQAMALVDGDSIRVEGYFEETKLPLIRIGAPVSVKLMGEENVLKGRVESIAAGINDDTRSDSGNLLPNVAATFSWVRLAQRIPVRVRLTQVPKDVRLILGRTATVTIEQHGEQHGEQHSQNKPAPKGKVQ is encoded by the coding sequence ATGAAGAACCTGCTTCCCGCCATCGGCCGCAGCGCCGCTACCATCGTCATCGTCCTGCTTGCGGCCTTCATCGCATACTGGATGTGGATGCATTACGAGCGCAGTCCCTGGACCCGCGACGGCCGTGTCCGTGCCGATGTGGTGCGGGTGACGCCGGACATCGGGGGGCTCGTCACATCCGTCTCGGTGCACGACAACCAGCAGGTGAAGGCCGGGGATCTCCTCTTCGTGATCGACAAGCCGCGCTATTCGCTGGCGGTGGAGCAGGCCGAGGCCAGCCTCTCCAGCGCAAGGGCGACGCTGGGGCAGGCACAGCGCGAGTCCTCGCGCGATCTGGCGCTGGGAGACCTCGTCGCCACCGAGTCGCACGAACAGAACGTCGCCAAGGTGGCCACCGCCCGCGCCGCCGTGGCCGAGGCGCAGAGCGCGCTGGACGGGGCCAGGCTAAACCTCCAGCGCACGCAGGTCCATGCCTCGGTCAACGGCACGGTGACCAACCTCGACCTGCATCCCGGCGATTACGTGGCCGCCGGTAGCCAGGCCATGGCGCTGGTCGATGGTGATTCGATCCGGGTCGAAGGCTACTTCGAGGAAACCAAGCTGCCGCTGATCCGCATCGGCGCGCCGGTGAGCGTGAAACTGATGGGCGAGGAGAACGTGCTCAAGGGGCGGGTCGAGAGCATCGCGGCAGGCATCAACGACGATACCCGCAGCGATTCGGGCAACCTTCTGCCCAATGTCGCGGCGACCTTCTCGTGGGTGCGTCTCGCCCAGCGCATCCCGGTGCGCGTGAGGCTGACGCAGGTGCCTAAGGACGTGCGCCTGATCTTGGGCCGCACCGCGACGGTCACGATCGAGCAGCATGGCGAGCAGCATGGCGAGCAGCACAGCCAGAACAAGCCCGCACCGAAGGGGAAGGTGCAGTGA
- a CDS encoding efflux transporter outer membrane subunit gives MTLPRFLCSAALALALSACATAGPDYHPPENAVSNAPAAQGTFNSANGAAFSQEPLPDHWWKLYDDPRLDALVEQALAANTDLRAADANLDRARAVLREAAAARTLSTAVSGGVDLSRQSSTGVSMPGVVTDNLGLALSYPLDLKGKLRRAIEASTADAEATEAARDAVRVSVAAATTSAYAKVCAANYQLGVTQRVVQLQRQTLDATRRLQKGGRGTAFDVSRAAAAVETSAAALPAFTAARQNSLYLLATLLGRPPADFPAEVADCATLPRLAGGVPVEDGAALIRRRADIRAAERTIAADTARIGVATADLYPSVSIGGSLGFSGPIHDFGTGDSFGMSLGPLLSWSFPNRPAVRAKIDQADAQVRVDLANFDGTVLEALRQAESAMETYARDREREAALGRAADAAGLSASQAGKLFRFGRSAFLDLLSAQASLASAQVSHASAQTTLVDDQIAVFLALGGGWRQ, from the coding sequence GTGACCTTGCCGCGCTTCCTGTGCTCGGCAGCGCTGGCGCTCGCCTTGTCCGCCTGCGCGACAGCGGGGCCGGACTATCATCCGCCTGAGAACGCCGTCTCCAATGCGCCGGCCGCGCAAGGGACGTTCAACTCGGCAAATGGTGCGGCGTTCTCGCAGGAGCCGCTGCCGGATCACTGGTGGAAGCTCTACGACGACCCGCGCCTCGACGCGCTGGTGGAGCAGGCGCTGGCGGCCAACACCGACTTGCGTGCCGCCGACGCCAATCTCGACCGCGCCCGCGCCGTGCTGCGCGAGGCTGCTGCCGCCCGCACGCTGTCGACGGCGGTAAGCGGCGGCGTCGATTTGTCGCGCCAGTCCTCCACTGGCGTCTCGATGCCGGGCGTGGTGACCGACAATCTCGGACTTGCGTTGAGCTACCCGCTCGACCTGAAAGGCAAGCTGCGCCGAGCCATCGAGGCCAGCACCGCCGATGCCGAGGCGACCGAGGCCGCGCGCGATGCCGTGCGCGTCAGCGTCGCCGCCGCGACCACCAGCGCCTATGCCAAAGTCTGCGCCGCCAACTACCAGCTCGGGGTGACGCAGCGGGTGGTACAGCTCCAGCGCCAGACCCTCGACGCCACGCGGCGGCTGCAGAAGGGCGGTCGCGGCACCGCGTTCGACGTCAGCCGTGCTGCCGCCGCAGTAGAGACCAGCGCGGCCGCGCTTCCGGCCTTCACTGCCGCGCGGCAGAACTCGCTTTACCTGCTGGCGACACTTCTGGGCCGTCCGCCCGCCGATTTTCCTGCGGAAGTCGCAGACTGCGCTACGCTGCCGCGCCTCGCGGGCGGAGTGCCGGTCGAGGATGGTGCCGCGCTCATCCGTCGCCGCGCCGATATCCGTGCTGCGGAACGTACCATCGCCGCCGACACCGCGCGCATCGGGGTGGCGACGGCGGACCTCTATCCTTCGGTCAGTATCGGCGGGTCGCTGGGCTTCTCCGGCCCGATCCACGATTTCGGCACCGGCGACAGCTTCGGCATGAGTCTCGGCCCGCTGCTCAGCTGGAGCTTCCCCAACCGCCCGGCCGTACGCGCGAAGATCGATCAGGCCGACGCGCAAGTGCGCGTCGATCTCGCCAATTTCGACGGTACGGTACTGGAAGCGCTGCGGCAGGCGGAATCGGCCATGGAGACTTACGCGCGGGATCGGGAGCGCGAGGCGGCACTGGGCCGGGCGGCAGATGCGGCGGGGCTATCGGCTTCGCAGGCAGGCAAGCTGTTTCGCTTCGGGCGTAGCGCTTTTCTCGATCTGCTAAGTGCGCAGGCGAGTTTGGCTTCCGCTCAGGTGAGTCACGCCTCGGCGCAAACCACACTGGTAGACGACCAGATCGCGGTGTTCCTGGCGCTCGGCGGCGGGTGGCGGCAGTAG